Within the Butyrivibrio sp. AE3004 genome, the region ATCTTCTCTGCTTTTAAAATTTTCAAAACCAATTGCTCTTAGATAATTATGCACGGATTTCACCTCCTTCCATTTTTTTCAAATAATATTCTCCATCTTACAACTTAATATGCATAAACACAATTCAATTGTGTTTATGCATATTATTATTATTATTTTACAGGTATTAGTTTTTCCTTACCACCCATGTACGGTCTCAATGCTACCGGTACATTTACAGAGCCATCCTCATTGAGATTATTCTCAAGGAAAGCTATAAGCATACGCGGAGGTGCTACAACAGTATTATTCAATGTATGTGCAAGATAATTTCCATCTTTTCCTTTTATTCTTATCTTAAGTCTTCTTGCCTGAGCATCACCTAAATTTGAGCAACTTCCAACTTCAAAATATTTTTTCTGTCTGGGTGACCATGCCTCTACATCGCATGACTTACATTTAAGATCTGCAAGATCTCCTGAGCAACACTCAAGTGTACGAACCGGAATATCCAATGACCTAAATAAATCAACTGTATTCTGCCAAAGCTTGTCATACCACATCTTTGAATCTCCAGGCTTACATACAACTATCATTTCCTGTTTTTCAAACTGATGTATTCTGTAAACACCGCGCTCTTCAATTCCGTGTGCTCCTTTTTCTTTTCTGAAGCAAGGAGAATAACTTGTAAGTGTCTGAGGAAGTTCTTCCTCCATAATCTGTTGTTCCTTGAATTTACCAATCATGGAATGTTCACTTGTTCCAATCAGGTATAAATCCTCACCTTCAATCTTATACATCATAGCTTCCATTTCAGGAAAACTCATTACACCTTCAACGACATTTCCATGAATCATGAAAGGAGGTACACAATATGTAAAACCTCTGTCTATCATGAAGTCTCTGGCATATGAAATGACTGCAGAATGAAGTCTGGCAATATCACCCATCAAATAATAGAATCCATTACCTGCAACTCTTCTTGCTGCATCAAAATCAATTCCGTTAAATCTTTCCATTATATCTGTATGATACGGTATTTCAAAATCTGGAACAAAAGGATCACCAAATTTTTCTATTTCTACATTTCCTGAATCATCTTTACCAATCGGAACACTTTCATCAATAATTTGAGGAATAACCATCATTATTTTCATTACTTTCTCATCTACAATTTTTTGATTTTCCTCAAGTTCTGCAAGTCTCTTAGCATTAGCTGCTACTTCTTCCTTTTTCTGTTCAGCTTCCTCTTTCTTTCCCTGTGCCATAAGTGCACCGATTTCTTTTGAAATTTTATTCTTATGTGCGCGAAGTTCGTCTGCCTGTTGCTGATTACTTCTTCTCTCGTTATCAAGTTCAATAACTTCATCTACAAGCGGGAGTTTTTCATCCTGAAACTTCTTTTTAATATTTTCCTTTACTACATCAGGATTCTCTCTTAAGAATTTAATATCTATCATTTTCTTTTCCCCTTTTATTATAATTGTAACTTTGGTTACAAATTGTTAGTTTTGATAATCAATAGCTTCATTTAAAGCCATCTGTTCTTCATCTCCAAGTTCGAGTTTACATTTGCCATTTCTGATTTCTTTAGAATAGGAATAGCAGCCTTCTGTACTGTGTACAGAATTTAATAAAAATCCGTTATTATTTTCATCCAATAATGCAATCGAGTAACTCAATTGTCCACCCATTTGATTAAATGCATCATATTTTATTATTCCGACTTTTTGGAAGCATGAAGCTAATCTTTCATATAAGTCATCTATATCTTTTTGGTTTTTTTCTGTTGCCTTTTTTATAAACTTGTTATCTTCAAACAAAGCAACTATTTCTTCTTCAAGTGAAGCAGCTTCTTTTCCTTTCATAAATCTTGATATTTGATTTTCAATACTTTTAATTCTGTTAGACTGCATTATCAATAATATTAGAAGAACAATTATCAATAATATAATAGGAATAAGAATAAAAGCAATATCAATATTTAACCCTAATTGTCCCAACAAGTTACTATTCATCCCTCAACTTCTCCCCTATCTGAATAACCGCTCTGTAATTTTTTCAAGATCATCCGTACTGTAAAATTCAATTTCTATTTTACCTACACCATCACCTTTTGTAGATATAGAAACTTTTGTACCTGTCGCCTGTGTACATTTATCTTCCAAATCTCTATAAACTGATTCAATACTTGGATTAATTTTTGTATCCTTTTTGCTCTGCTTTTTTACTTTTCCCAGATTTTTGACTAGCTTCTCCGTATCACGTACACTCATTTTTTGATCAAAAATCTGTTCAGCAATTTCTATTTGTTTTTCTTTATCCTCTATTGAAATTAATGCTCTGGCATGTCCGGTAGAAAGTTTACCATCAATAACCATTTGTCTTACTTCTTCACATAACTTTAATAGTCTAAGTGAATTTGTAATAGCAACACGACTTTTAGAAACTTTCTCTGCAACTATGTCCTGAGTATATCCAAAATCATCGATTAGTTTTTTAAATGCAAGCGCTTCGTCTATAGGATTAAGATCATCCCTCTGAATATTATCAATTAACGCATATTCTGCTATTTCTTCTTCTGTCAGATTTTTAATTATTACAGGAACTTCTTTTAATCCTGCTTTCTTAGCAGCACGCCATCTTCTTTCACCACCAATTATTTCATAGTGGTCTCCTCTATCTTGAACTATCAAAGGATTTATTATTCCGTATTGTTTTATGGAATCAGATAGTTCTAATAGTTTATCTTCATCAAATGTTTTTCTTGGCTGTTCTCTATTTGGTTCAACCTTTGTTATATTTATTGTTACTACCTGTCCTTCTTCAGGTTTTCCATCCGATTCTTTTTTAGTTGGAGTCGGTGCCGGAGCAATAAGCGCATCAAGTCCTTTCCCAAGGCCTCTCTTTGCATTCTTTGATGCCATGTTTTACCTCTTTCATTTCTCTTTTTTTATTCATCTATATACAAATATTTTTTTACTCAGATTAGTATAATATTTATTAATACTCACTAATACCTTAAGTTCTTTTAATATACTATATATAGTGATAATGTTTCACGTGATACATTTTATTGTATCATTATAAATTTAATAATTAAATCTTTGTATTTAATTATTAAAATTTTCTTCCTATTACT harbors:
- the serS gene encoding serine--tRNA ligase; amino-acid sequence: MIDIKFLRENPDVVKENIKKKFQDEKLPLVDEVIELDNERRSNQQQADELRAHKNKISKEIGALMAQGKKEEAEQKKEEVAANAKRLAELEENQKIVDEKVMKIMMVIPQIIDESVPIGKDDSGNVEIEKFGDPFVPDFEIPYHTDIMERFNGIDFDAARRVAGNGFYYLMGDIARLHSAVISYARDFMIDRGFTYCVPPFMIHGNVVEGVMSFPEMEAMMYKIEGEDLYLIGTSEHSMIGKFKEQQIMEEELPQTLTSYSPCFRKEKGAHGIEERGVYRIHQFEKQEMIVVCKPGDSKMWYDKLWQNTVDLFRSLDIPVRTLECCSGDLADLKCKSCDVEAWSPRQKKYFEVGSCSNLGDAQARRLKIRIKGKDGNYLAHTLNNTVVAPPRMLIAFLENNLNEDGSVNVPVALRPYMGGKEKLIPVK
- a CDS encoding DUF4446 family protein, which gives rise to MNSNLLGQLGLNIDIAFILIPIILLIIVLLILLIMQSNRIKSIENQISRFMKGKEAASLEEEIVALFEDNKFIKKATEKNQKDIDDLYERLASCFQKVGIIKYDAFNQMGGQLSYSIALLDENNNGFLLNSVHSTEGCYSYSKEIRNGKCKLELGDEEQMALNEAIDYQN
- a CDS encoding ParB/RepB/Spo0J family partition protein; translated protein: MASKNAKRGLGKGLDALIAPAPTPTKKESDGKPEEGQVVTINITKVEPNREQPRKTFDEDKLLELSDSIKQYGIINPLIVQDRGDHYEIIGGERRWRAAKKAGLKEVPVIIKNLTEEEIAEYALIDNIQRDDLNPIDEALAFKKLIDDFGYTQDIVAEKVSKSRVAITNSLRLLKLCEEVRQMVIDGKLSTGHARALISIEDKEKQIEIAEQIFDQKMSVRDTEKLVKNLGKVKKQSKKDTKINPSIESVYRDLEDKCTQATGTKVSISTKGDGVGKIEIEFYSTDDLEKITERLFR